A portion of the Camelus ferus isolate YT-003-E chromosome 16, BCGSAC_Cfer_1.0, whole genome shotgun sequence genome contains these proteins:
- the UNK gene encoding RING finger protein unkempt homolog isoform X2, whose product MSKGPGPGGSAASSAPPAATAQVLQAQPEKPQHYTYLKEFRTEQCPLFVQHKCTQHRPYTCFHWHFVNQRRRRSIRRRDGTFNYSPDVYCSKYDEATGLCPEGDECPFLHRTTGDTERRYHLRYYKTGICIHETDSKGNCTKNGLHCAFAHGPHDLRSPVYDIRELQAMEALQNGQTTVEGSIEGQSAGAASHAMIEKILSEEPRWQETAYVLGNYKTEPCKKPPRLCRQGYACPYYHNSKDRRRSPRKHKYRSSPCPNVKHGDEWGDPGKCENGDSCQYCHTRTEQQFHPEIYKSTKCNDMQQSGSCPRGPFCAFAHVEQPPLGDDLQPSSAVSSPTQPGPVLYMPSAAGDSVPVSPSSPHAPDLSALLCRNSSLGSPSNLCGSPPGSIRKPPNLEGIVFPGESGLAPGSYKKAPGFEREDQVGAEYLKNLKCQAKLKPHSLEPRSQEQPLLQPKQDMLGILPVGSPLTSSISSSITSSLAATPPSPAGTSSVPGMNANALPFYPTSDTVESVIESALDDLDLNEFGVAALEKTFDSSTVPHPGSITIGGSLLQSSAPVNIPGSLGSSASFHSASPSPPVSLSSHFLQQPQGHLSQSENTFLGTSASHGSLGLNGMNSSIWEHFASGSFSPGTSPAFLSGPGAAELARLRQELDEANSTIKQWEESWKQAKQACDAWKKEAEEAGERASAAGAECELAREQRDALEVQVKKLQEELERLHSGPDPQALPTFSNLEALSLSTLYSLQKQLRAHLEQVDKAVFHMQSVKCLKCQEQNRAVLPCQHAVLCELCAEGSECPVCQPGRAHALQS is encoded by the exons GTACCTGAAGGAATTCCGCACTGAGCAGTGCCCACTCTTTGTGCAACACAAATGCACTCAGCATCGGCCCTACACCTGCTTCCACTGGCATTTTGTGAACCAGCGACGACGCCGGTCCATTCGCCGTCGGGACGGTACCTTCAACTATAGCCCTGACGTCTACTGCAGCAAATACGACGAGGCCACTGGTCTCTGCCCGGAGGGCGACGA GTGCCCATTCCTGCACAGGACCACAGGGGACACTGAGCGCAGGTACCACCTGCGCTACTATAAGACTGGAATCTGCATCCACGAGACAGACTCAAAAGGCAACTGCACCAAAAACGGCCTGCACTGCGCTTTTGCCCACGGGCCCCATGACCTCCGCTCCCCTGTCTACGACATCAG ggAGCTCCAGGCAATGGAGGCCTTGCAGAACGGCCAGACCACAGTAGAGGGCAGCATAGAGGGCCAGTCTGCTGGGGCCGCGAGCCACGCCATGATAGAAAAAATCCTCAGTGAGGAGCCACGGTGGCAAG AGACCGCTTATGTGCTGGGGAACTATAAGACGGAGCCGTGCAAGAAGCCCCCGCGGCTGTGCCGCCAGGGTTATGCCTGTCCCTACTACCACAACAGCAAGGACCGGCGGCGGAGCCCCCGGAAACACAAATACAG GTCATCTCCATGTCCAAACGTAAAACACGGGGATGAGTGGGGAGACCCCGGGAAGTGTGAGAACGGAGACTCTTGCCAGTACTGCCACACCCGCACGGAGCAACAGTTCCACCCTGAG ATCTATAAATCTACCAAGTGCAACGACATGCAGCAGTCGGGCAGCTGTCCCAGAGGACCTTTCTGCGCCTTCGCCCATGTAGAAC AGCCACCCCTTGGTGATGACCTGCAGCcttcctcagctgtgtccagccccacccagccaggTCCCGTCTTGTACATGCCATCTGCTGCCGGAGACTCGGTGCCCGTGAGCCCCTCCAGCCCGCATGCCCCTGACCTCAGCGCC ctccTCTGTAGAAACAGCAGTCTAGGTAGTCCATCTAACCTCTGTGGCTCCCCGCCGGGCTCCATCAGGAAGCCCCCGAATCTGGAAGGCATTGTCTTCCCTGGGGAGTCTGGCCTCGCCCCTGGCAGCTATAAGAAGGCTCCTGGCTTCGAGAGGGAAGATCAGGTGGGAGCCGAGTACCTGAAAAATTTGAAATGCCAG GCCAAGTTAAAACCCCACTCACTAGAGCCCAGAAGTCAAGAGCAGCCTCTGCTTCAGCCCAAACAG GACATGCTGGGCATCCTCCCTGTGGGCAGCCCCCTGACCTCAAGCATCTCTTCTAGTATCACCTCCAGCCTAGCAGCTACTCCCCCTAGCCCTGCCGGCACCAGCAGCGTCCCTGGAATGAATGCAAATGCTCTGCCCTTCTACCCCACCAGCGACACGGTAGAGTCGGTCATAG AGTCTGCCCTGGATGACCTGGACCTGAACGAGTTTGGGGTAGCTGCCCTAGAAAAAACTTTCGATAGCAGCACAGTGCCCCACCCAGGCAGCATCACAATCG GCGGCAGCTTGCTGCAGAGCTCTGCACCCGTGAACATCCCTGGCTCCTTAGgcagctctgcctccttccactCAGCGTCCCCGTCCCCTCCTGTCAGCCTCTCCTCACACttcctgcagcagccccagggccaccTGAGCCagtcagaaaacacatttttgggGACTTCAGCATCACATGGATCTTTGG GTCTGAACGGGATGAACAGCAGCATCTGGGAGCATTTTGCCTCTGGAAGCTTCTCCCCGGGCACTTCCCCTGCCTTCCTGTCAGGGCCGGGGGCTGCCGAGCTGGCCCGGCTTCGGCAAGAGCTGGACGAAGCCAACAGCACCATCAAGCAGTGGGAGGAATCCTGGAAGCAGGCGAAGCAG GCTTGTGATGCctggaagaaggaggcagaggaggccgGTGAGCGGGCCAGCGCAGCAGGCGCTGAGTGCGAGTTGGCCCGGGAACAGCGGGATGCACTGGAGGTGCAGGTGAAGAAACTACAGGAGGAGCTGGAGCGGCTGCACTCGGGCCCCGACCCACAGGCCCTACCCACTTTCTCCAACCTGGAGGCCCTCTCACTCTCCACCCTCTACTCCCTCCAGAAGCAGCTGCGGGCTCACTTAGAGCAAGTGGACAAG gccGTGTTCCACATGCAGTCGGTGAAATGCCTTAAGTGTCAGGAGCAGAACCGAGCGGTGCTGCCGTGCCAACACGCCGTGCTGTGTGAGCTCTGTGCCGAGGGCAGTGAGTGCCCTGTCTGCCAGCCAGGCCGGGCCCATGCCCTCCAGTCGTGA
- the UNK gene encoding RING finger protein unkempt homolog isoform X1: MSKGPGPGGSAASSAPPAATAQVLQAQPEKPQHYTYLKEFRTEQCPLFVQHKCTQHRPYTCFHWHFVNQRRRRSIRRRDGTFNYSPDVYCSKYDEATGLCPEGDECPFLHRTTGDTERRYHLRYYKTGICIHETDSKGNCTKNGLHCAFAHGPHDLRSPVYDIRELQAMEALQNGQTTVEGSIEGQSAGAASHAMIEKILSEEPRWQETAYVLGNYKTEPCKKPPRLCRQGYACPYYHNSKDRRRSPRKHKYRSSPCPNVKHGDEWGDPGKCENGDSCQYCHTRTEQQFHPEIYKSTKCNDMQQSGSCPRGPFCAFAHVEQPPLGDDLQPSSAVSSPTQPGPVLYMPSAAGDSVPVSPSSPHAPDLSAVRACLGLLCRNSSLGSPSNLCGSPPGSIRKPPNLEGIVFPGESGLAPGSYKKAPGFEREDQVGAEYLKNLKCQAKLKPHSLEPRSQEQPLLQPKQDMLGILPVGSPLTSSISSSITSSLAATPPSPAGTSSVPGMNANALPFYPTSDTVESVIESALDDLDLNEFGVAALEKTFDSSTVPHPGSITIGGSLLQSSAPVNIPGSLGSSASFHSASPSPPVSLSSHFLQQPQGHLSQSENTFLGTSASHGSLGLNGMNSSIWEHFASGSFSPGTSPAFLSGPGAAELARLRQELDEANSTIKQWEESWKQAKQACDAWKKEAEEAGERASAAGAECELAREQRDALEVQVKKLQEELERLHSGPDPQALPTFSNLEALSLSTLYSLQKQLRAHLEQVDKAVFHMQSVKCLKCQEQNRAVLPCQHAVLCELCAEGSECPVCQPGRAHALQS; this comes from the exons GTACCTGAAGGAATTCCGCACTGAGCAGTGCCCACTCTTTGTGCAACACAAATGCACTCAGCATCGGCCCTACACCTGCTTCCACTGGCATTTTGTGAACCAGCGACGACGCCGGTCCATTCGCCGTCGGGACGGTACCTTCAACTATAGCCCTGACGTCTACTGCAGCAAATACGACGAGGCCACTGGTCTCTGCCCGGAGGGCGACGA GTGCCCATTCCTGCACAGGACCACAGGGGACACTGAGCGCAGGTACCACCTGCGCTACTATAAGACTGGAATCTGCATCCACGAGACAGACTCAAAAGGCAACTGCACCAAAAACGGCCTGCACTGCGCTTTTGCCCACGGGCCCCATGACCTCCGCTCCCCTGTCTACGACATCAG ggAGCTCCAGGCAATGGAGGCCTTGCAGAACGGCCAGACCACAGTAGAGGGCAGCATAGAGGGCCAGTCTGCTGGGGCCGCGAGCCACGCCATGATAGAAAAAATCCTCAGTGAGGAGCCACGGTGGCAAG AGACCGCTTATGTGCTGGGGAACTATAAGACGGAGCCGTGCAAGAAGCCCCCGCGGCTGTGCCGCCAGGGTTATGCCTGTCCCTACTACCACAACAGCAAGGACCGGCGGCGGAGCCCCCGGAAACACAAATACAG GTCATCTCCATGTCCAAACGTAAAACACGGGGATGAGTGGGGAGACCCCGGGAAGTGTGAGAACGGAGACTCTTGCCAGTACTGCCACACCCGCACGGAGCAACAGTTCCACCCTGAG ATCTATAAATCTACCAAGTGCAACGACATGCAGCAGTCGGGCAGCTGTCCCAGAGGACCTTTCTGCGCCTTCGCCCATGTAGAAC AGCCACCCCTTGGTGATGACCTGCAGCcttcctcagctgtgtccagccccacccagccaggTCCCGTCTTGTACATGCCATCTGCTGCCGGAGACTCGGTGCCCGTGAGCCCCTCCAGCCCGCATGCCCCTGACCTCAGCGCCGTACGTGCCTGCCTAGGG ctccTCTGTAGAAACAGCAGTCTAGGTAGTCCATCTAACCTCTGTGGCTCCCCGCCGGGCTCCATCAGGAAGCCCCCGAATCTGGAAGGCATTGTCTTCCCTGGGGAGTCTGGCCTCGCCCCTGGCAGCTATAAGAAGGCTCCTGGCTTCGAGAGGGAAGATCAGGTGGGAGCCGAGTACCTGAAAAATTTGAAATGCCAG GCCAAGTTAAAACCCCACTCACTAGAGCCCAGAAGTCAAGAGCAGCCTCTGCTTCAGCCCAAACAG GACATGCTGGGCATCCTCCCTGTGGGCAGCCCCCTGACCTCAAGCATCTCTTCTAGTATCACCTCCAGCCTAGCAGCTACTCCCCCTAGCCCTGCCGGCACCAGCAGCGTCCCTGGAATGAATGCAAATGCTCTGCCCTTCTACCCCACCAGCGACACGGTAGAGTCGGTCATAG AGTCTGCCCTGGATGACCTGGACCTGAACGAGTTTGGGGTAGCTGCCCTAGAAAAAACTTTCGATAGCAGCACAGTGCCCCACCCAGGCAGCATCACAATCG GCGGCAGCTTGCTGCAGAGCTCTGCACCCGTGAACATCCCTGGCTCCTTAGgcagctctgcctccttccactCAGCGTCCCCGTCCCCTCCTGTCAGCCTCTCCTCACACttcctgcagcagccccagggccaccTGAGCCagtcagaaaacacatttttgggGACTTCAGCATCACATGGATCTTTGG GTCTGAACGGGATGAACAGCAGCATCTGGGAGCATTTTGCCTCTGGAAGCTTCTCCCCGGGCACTTCCCCTGCCTTCCTGTCAGGGCCGGGGGCTGCCGAGCTGGCCCGGCTTCGGCAAGAGCTGGACGAAGCCAACAGCACCATCAAGCAGTGGGAGGAATCCTGGAAGCAGGCGAAGCAG GCTTGTGATGCctggaagaaggaggcagaggaggccgGTGAGCGGGCCAGCGCAGCAGGCGCTGAGTGCGAGTTGGCCCGGGAACAGCGGGATGCACTGGAGGTGCAGGTGAAGAAACTACAGGAGGAGCTGGAGCGGCTGCACTCGGGCCCCGACCCACAGGCCCTACCCACTTTCTCCAACCTGGAGGCCCTCTCACTCTCCACCCTCTACTCCCTCCAGAAGCAGCTGCGGGCTCACTTAGAGCAAGTGGACAAG gccGTGTTCCACATGCAGTCGGTGAAATGCCTTAAGTGTCAGGAGCAGAACCGAGCGGTGCTGCCGTGCCAACACGCCGTGCTGTGTGAGCTCTGTGCCGAGGGCAGTGAGTGCCCTGTCTGCCAGCCAGGCCGGGCCCATGCCCTCCAGTCGTGA